A region of Acidobacteriota bacterium DNA encodes the following proteins:
- a CDS encoding PadR family transcriptional regulator, producing the protein MSRRSVAGGGDDGRIATELENCVLGIVAEHQPCTAYRIRHNLKISLSSYWSASAGAIYPLMQRLEDRGWIRVDEEKWGSRTRRSYSLTRAGRHQLRAWLSPPLADWAAAFTYDPVRTRIFFLGNLSPKRRLAFLDEAIARTETTLGEHRDEKKAQSATLQAFDSIGRDGAIAELEARARWLRSVRKKLD; encoded by the coding sequence GTGTCACGACGCAGCGTTGCGGGCGGGGGAGATGACGGGCGGATCGCCACAGAGCTGGAAAACTGCGTCCTGGGGATCGTCGCCGAGCATCAGCCCTGCACGGCCTACCGCATTCGCCACAACCTGAAGATCTCTCTCTCCTCCTACTGGAGCGCCAGCGCGGGTGCGATCTACCCCCTGATGCAACGTCTCGAGGATCGCGGGTGGATCCGCGTCGACGAAGAGAAGTGGGGCTCGCGGACGCGTCGCAGTTACAGCCTGACGCGCGCCGGGCGTCATCAACTGCGTGCCTGGCTGTCGCCGCCCCTGGCGGACTGGGCAGCGGCCTTCACCTACGACCCGGTCCGGACGCGCATCTTCTTCCTCGGAAACCTCTCACCGAAACGGCGCCTCGCCTTCCTGGACGAGGCGATCGCACGGACCGAGACCACGCTGGGCGAGCACCGAGACGAAAAGAAGGCTCAGTCGGCCACACTGCAGGCATTCGATTCGATCGGGCGGGACGGCGCGATTGCGGAGCTCGAAGCCCGCGCTCGCTGGCTTCGCTCCGTGCGCAAGAAGCTCGATTGA